From a single Vitis vinifera cultivar Pinot Noir 40024 chromosome 18, ASM3070453v1 genomic region:
- the LOC100250597 gene encoding protein NEDD1 isoform X5 — protein sequence MYNYKDEHLASISLNGVLILHNLASGAKVAELKDPNQQVLRVLDYSRISRHLLVTAGDDGSIHLWDTTGHSPKVSWLKQHSAPTAGVTFSPSNDKMIASVGLDKKLYTFDRGSRRPSFCIPYEMPFSSLAFRDDGWTLAAGTSHGQVVFYDVRGKPQPFSILCAYGNSEAVTSLCWQRSKPVIVDESNCSPEIALMGGATEDSVIIPDPLPSVTSSSLSLSMALPGSQNPGRIGPSTEASSLTVTSGGSMSSSLCLSMAEETPSRSHLRLGGTLAKLRAPHSGYTFKDDMEVFSPLVDVQPLTPTLDKLWDDHEGAKKDYLPFDKKPSSLFSSPSRRSSIAEGEGNNHPIFNWKSNSTSRQDTHASLTAPGSSTTSSFKSEDSSITPPKAWGGERFSDKFTHHRQPTLSRFGMLAASGLASGSMFSGLQELWSSTSHMSGSSSSNQNLTFGNLRAKDFSFNQETPLGVPENFPSISVSLPLDTKAVTRQANLELPGSPASLTLPRRFSTYAERISTTLSSSDGTSPVGSPKIKKTGAETRAEILNGLFNSVTSAASEAGTHPMGGTSLSQKGPSQSDTQQGTSFTLQMFQSTLEETLDSFQKSIHKDMRNLHIEILRQFHIQETEISSVASSILENQAELMKEIQSLRKENQQLRQLL from the exons ATGTACAATTACAAAGATGAGCACTTGGCTTCCATTAGTTTAAATGGGGTTCTTATTCTACACAACCTTGCATCTGGTGCAAAGGTGGCTGAACTCAAGGACCCCAATCAACAG GTATTAAGAGTGCTTGATTATTCACGAATTAGTCGACACCTTTTGGTGACTGCTGGTGATGATGGGTCAATACATCTGTGGGATACAACTGGTCACAGCCCAAAG GTTTCTTGGTTGAAGCAGCACTCTGCACCAACTGCTGGGGTTACCTTCTCACCCTCCAATGATAAG ATGATTGCTAGTGTAGGTCTAGATAAAAAGTTGTATACTTTTGACAGAGGGTCCAGAAGACCTTCATTTTGCATTCCTTATGAGATGCCATTCTCTTCATTGGCATTTAGAGATGATGGCTGGACTCTAGCAGCTGGAACAAGTCATGGCCAAGTGGTATTCTATGATGTCCGTGGAAAACCACAGCCTTTCTCCATTCTCTGTGCTTATGGTAATTCAGAG GCTGTCACAAGTTTATGCTGGCAAAGATCAAAACCTGTAATTGTAGATGAAAGTAATTGCAGCCCTGAGATTGCTCTTATGGGAGGTGCTACCGAAGATTCAGTCATTATTCCTGACCCACTTCCGTCTGTAACATCATCAAGTCTTTCACTATCCATGGCGTTACCTGGTTCTCAAAATCCTGGCCGCATAGGTCCGTCAACAGAAGCATCTTCACTTACTGTAACCAGTGGTGGTTCTATGTCAAGCTCGCTCTGTTTGTCTATGGCAGAGGAAACACCGAGTAGAAGTCATCTGCGGCTAGGTGGAACATTGGCAAAATTACGTGCTCCTCATTCTGGTTATACCTTCAAGGACGATATGGAGGTGTTTTCTCCTCTCGTGGATGTTCAACCACTTACACctacacttgataagctttggGATGATCATGAAGGAGCAAAGAAAGATTATCTACCTTTTGATAAGAAGCCTTCGTCTCTGTTTTCTTCACCTAGTAGGAGATCCTCTATAGCAGAGGGTGAGGGCAATAatcatccaatattcaattggAAATCCAATTCAACTTCCAGGCAG GACACTCACGCTTCTCTTACAGCACCGGGATCATCTACTACTTCATCTTTCAAAAGTGAAGACTCTTCCATCACTCCTCCAAAAGCCTGGGGTGGTGAGAGATTTTCTGATAAATTTACCCACCACCGTCAGCCCACACTGTCTCGCTTTGGGATGTTGGCAGCTAGTGGTCTAGCATCAGGGTCAATGTTTTCTGGATTACAAGAGCTATGGTCATCAACAAGTCATATGAGTGGGAGCTCCTCGTCAAATCAAAACCTGACTTTTGGAAATTTGCGTGCCAAAGATTTCTCTTTTAATCAGGAAACTCCACTGGGAGTCCCAGAAAATTTCCCTTCTATTTCCGTATCTCTGCCTCTAGATACAAAAGCTGTCACCAGACAGGCTAACCTTGAACTGCCAGGATCACCAGCATCCTTGACCCTCCCACGAAGATTTTCCACTTATGCCGAGAGAATAAGCACTACCTTATCCTCCAGTGATGGGACCTCTCCTGTTGGTTcaccaaaaataaagaaaacaggAGCTGAAACCAGAGCAGAAATTTTGAATGGCTTATTTAATTCTGTTACATCAGCTGCCTCAGAAGCAGGGACTCATCCAATG GGAGGAACATCACTATCCCAGAAAGGTCCTTCTCAGTCAGATACCCAGCAGGGAACCTCATTTACCCTTCAGATGTTTCAAAGCACCCTTGAAGAAACCCTTGATTCCTTTCAGAAATCCATACACAAAGATATGAGGAACCTTCACATCGAAATTCTGAGACAATTTCATATTCAAGAG ACAGAAATCTCAAGTGTGGCAAGCTCGATTTTGGAAAACCAAGCTGAGCTGATGAAAGAAATCCAGTCTCTCCGGAAAGAGAATCAGCAACTCCGCCAATTGCTTTGA